A genomic region of Maledivibacter sp. contains the following coding sequences:
- a CDS encoding MATE family efflux transporter produces MKHLQKRTFILEENMTKVIFTLALPIMFNNLSQTLYNLADTFWVSRLGEIEFAATSFVWPVLFLIISLGMGMNIAGTALISQHIGAKENKEANEIAGQLFTFSIIVSLIFSTFGFILTPSIVNMMGAKGDLFVYSKQYLSIMFFDIPILYIVYVFTSIRQGQGDTLTPMIINVGSVVLNIVLDPLFIFTLNLGVRGAAVATVLSKAVFSFYILYLLFFKKDGIYITTKSLKLKEKLIKKIISIGLPASLGQAGSAIGFIILNVFVVSFGDFTLAAFGIGNRINSLVLMPVMGIGSALATIIGQNLGANNKSRAKEAFKKSLSISVLFMIIGAIILVPTSEGIIRIFAKEEEVISQGTYYLKLIASTLPLMGIFNCLMGTFQGSGHTIYAMFMDLGRLWGLRIPMILLFKKHTDLGSKSVWFAMVISNFIICCIGMAIYMEGKWQEKVNNRYTR; encoded by the coding sequence ATGAAGCATTTACAGAAAAGAACATTTATCCTTGAGGAGAATATGACAAAGGTCATTTTCACTTTGGCTCTGCCCATTATGTTTAATAATTTATCTCAGACCCTATATAATTTAGCTGATACGTTTTGGGTGAGTAGACTAGGTGAAATTGAATTTGCTGCCACATCCTTTGTTTGGCCTGTATTATTTTTAATTATATCCTTAGGAATGGGTATGAATATTGCAGGAACTGCCTTGATATCCCAGCATATTGGAGCTAAGGAAAACAAGGAAGCAAACGAAATTGCTGGACAGTTATTTACATTTTCAATAATAGTATCATTGATCTTTTCTACCTTTGGATTTATTCTTACTCCTAGTATAGTCAATATGATGGGAGCTAAGGGCGACTTGTTTGTTTATAGTAAGCAATACTTAAGTATAATGTTTTTTGATATCCCAATTTTATATATAGTATATGTTTTTACTTCCATAAGACAAGGTCAAGGTGATACACTAACTCCTATGATTATAAATGTAGGTAGTGTTGTATTAAATATTGTTTTAGACCCATTATTTATATTTACTTTGAACCTTGGAGTTAGAGGAGCAGCTGTGGCTACTGTACTGTCTAAAGCAGTATTTTCCTTTTATATTTTATATCTACTTTTCTTTAAAAAAGATGGAATATATATTACGACAAAGAGTCTTAAGCTAAAAGAAAAATTAATCAAAAAAATTATAAGCATAGGTTTACCAGCGTCCTTAGGACAAGCTGGTTCAGCCATTGGATTTATAATACTTAATGTTTTTGTTGTATCATTTGGTGACTTTACTTTAGCTGCATTTGGAATTGGAAATAGAATCAATTCACTGGTACTCATGCCTGTAATGGGAATTGGAAGCGCTTTAGCGACGATTATTGGTCAAAATCTTGGAGCTAACAATAAAAGTAGAGCAAAGGAGGCTTTCAAGAAGAGCTTATCAATATCGGTTTTGTTTATGATAATAGGAGCTATTATCCTTGTCCCTACTTCAGAGGGTATAATAAGAATATTTGCTAAGGAAGAAGAAGTTATTTCCCAAGGTACATACTATTTAAAATTGATAGCATCAACACTACCCCTTATGGGTATTTTTAATTGTTTAATGGGGACATTTCAAGGATCTGGGCATACAATATATGCAATGTTTATGGATTTAGGTAGGCTATGGGGTCTAAGGATACCAATGATACTGTTATTCAAAAAACATACTGATTTGGGTAGTAAATCCGTATGGTTCGCAATGGTTATTAGTAATTTTATTATTTGTTGTATAGGAATGGCTATATATATGGAAGGAAAATGGCAGGAAAAAGTTAATAATAGATATACTAGATGA
- a CDS encoding Hpt domain-containing protein, which translates to MDYNSNYDLFALSKDIEIDIEDMVDIFNIYFIEVNDLILNLRHLSHNEDWDKFQKLLHNLKGISINLKLTDIYEMAVNFENLIKIQNFDLINCHINELQNLVSRAKLDINKFFSYNKI; encoded by the coding sequence ATGGATTACAACTCAAACTACGATCTTTTCGCATTATCTAAAGACATTGAAATAGATATTGAGGATATGGTGGATATATTCAACATATATTTTATAGAGGTTAACGATCTCATCTTAAACCTAAGGCATTTAAGTCACAACGAGGATTGGGATAAATTTCAAAAATTGCTCCACAATCTCAAAGGCATCTCTATTAATCTAAAACTTACAGATATATATGAAATGGCAGTAAACTTTGAAAATCTCATAAAAATACAAAACTTTGATCTAATAAACTGTCATATAAATGAATTACAGAACTTAGTTTCTAGAGCCAAGCTAGATATTAATAAATTTTTCTCATACAATAAAATTTAA
- a CDS encoding Mrp/NBP35 family ATP-binding protein: MFEKEKTNEKSNIKKVIAIMSGKGGVGKSSVTSLVATALTEQGHKVGIMDADITGPSIPKVFGINDQRAKGNESGINPVVTNTGINVISLNLLIDKEDSPVVWRGPLIANTVKQFYTEVNWGDLDYLLIDLPPGTGDVSLTIMQSLDLDGIIVVSSPQDLVKLIVKKSLNMAKMMNIPVVGIIENMSYYECVECGKRIDIFGKSRVNEIAEEMGINVLAQMPIDPSFVELCDEGKVELYAKINFAMMKELSDNVLKNLDALCNENVCN, encoded by the coding sequence ATGTTTGAAAAAGAAAAGACAAATGAAAAAAGCAACATAAAGAAGGTTATTGCAATAATGAGTGGTAAAGGCGGTGTGGGAAAATCCTCTGTAACTTCATTGGTGGCAACTGCATTGACTGAGCAGGGACATAAAGTGGGTATAATGGATGCCGATATCACTGGACCAAGTATACCTAAAGTATTTGGGATTAATGATCAAAGAGCTAAGGGTAATGAATCTGGAATAAATCCAGTAGTGACTAATACTGGTATAAATGTAATATCCTTAAATTTACTAATCGATAAGGAAGATTCTCCTGTAGTTTGGAGAGGCCCTTTAATAGCAAATACTGTAAAGCAATTTTATACTGAGGTAAACTGGGGAGATTTAGATTATTTACTTATAGACCTTCCTCCAGGAACTGGAGATGTATCCTTGACAATAATGCAATCACTAGATTTAGATGGAATAATCGTAGTTTCTTCACCACAGGATTTAGTTAAGCTTATTGTGAAGAAATCTTTAAATATGGCTAAAATGATGAATATTCCAGTAGTTGGAATAATTGAAAATATGAGCTATTATGAGTGTGTAGAATGTGGAAAGAGAATAGATATCTTCGGAAAGAGTAGAGTAAATGAAATAGCAGAAGAAATGGGAATAAATGTATTAGCCCAAATGCCTATAGATCCAAGCTTTGTTGAGCTTTGTGATGAAGGTAAGGTAGAGCTTTATGCAAAAATAAACTTTGCCATGATGAAGGAACTATCTGATAATGTATTGAAAAATTTGGATGCACTATGTAATGAAAATGTGTGTAACTAG
- a CDS encoding NifB/NifX family molybdenum-iron cluster-binding protein, with protein MKIAIAKDGNVVSGHFGHCEGFEIAQIEDGNVLNREFLPNPGHKPGFLPKYLAERHVNVIVSGGMGATAQELFARNNINVIVGAKGNLDDVINEYVNGKLKSTNSVCREHQHEGHCND; from the coding sequence ATGAAAATTGCAATAGCTAAGGATGGAAATGTAGTATCCGGTCACTTTGGACATTGTGAAGGATTTGAAATAGCCCAGATTGAAGATGGAAATGTTTTGAATAGAGAATTTCTACCTAACCCAGGACATAAACCAGGATTTTTGCCCAAATATCTAGCAGAAAGGCATGTTAATGTAATCGTATCGGGAGGTATGGGGGCAACAGCACAAGAGTTGTTTGCTAGAAATAACATTAACGTAATAGTAGGAGCCAAAGGAAATTTAGATGATGTTATTAATGAGTATGTTAATGGTAAATTGAAGTCTACAAATTCAGTTTGTAGGGAACATCAACATGAAGGACATTGTAATGATTAA
- a CDS encoding transcriptional repressor has protein sequence MDNRIKRIEEILKQRGYKPTSARKEIIKLFVDNKDMHLKINDIYDLVKGRISLPTIYRTIGTLRETGIIKETNISNIRFYELRIFSEKCMHIHLKCEKCGRLFDYSNSSSIVNILEEKNKLEKKYDIMVNNISIVFDGVCKECRR, from the coding sequence TTGGATAATAGGATTAAGAGAATTGAGGAAATATTAAAGCAAAGAGGATATAAACCCACAAGTGCCCGTAAGGAAATCATCAAGTTATTTGTAGATAATAAGGATATGCATTTAAAAATTAATGATATATATGATTTAGTTAAGGGAAGAATAAGCTTACCAACTATATATAGAACCATAGGAACATTAAGGGAAACTGGTATAATTAAAGAAACAAACATTAGTAATATAAGGTTTTATGAACTAAGAATATTTAGCGAGAAGTGTATGCATATACATCTAAAGTGTGAAAAATGTGGGAGATTATTTGATTATAGTAATAGTAGTTCAATAGTAAATATTTTAGAAGAAAAGAACAAATTAGAGAAGAAATATGATATTATGGTAAATAATATTTCCATTGTTTTTGATGGAGTT
- a CDS encoding response regulator, which translates to MLKNKKILIVDDSISFRQIIKTMLNDTGAVICEAGSEFGMYNLIDEYGTLVDIIIMDLSLKYENGLNLIKKLREIHRYKDIPVIIITQHTSKHYVFEAKKLGVKHYIKKPINKTILIDRITEVFTV; encoded by the coding sequence ATGTTAAAGAATAAAAAAATACTAATTGTTGACGATTCTATTTCATTTAGACAAATTATTAAGACCATGTTAAATGATACTGGTGCAGTTATATGTGAAGCTGGTAGCGAATTTGGAATGTATAATTTAATTGACGAATATGGAACACTAGTGGATATAATTATTATGGATTTATCTTTAAAATATGAGAATGGTTTGAATCTAATTAAAAAGCTACGTGAAATCCATAGATATAAGGACATACCTGTGATTATTATTACTCAACACACTTCAAAACATTATGTTTTTGAAGCAAAGAAACTGGGAGTAAAACACTATATAAAAAAGCCAATTAATAAGACTATATTAATAGACAGGATTACCGAGGTT